The Pseudomonas triclosanedens genome has a window encoding:
- a CDS encoding peptidylprolyl isomerase: protein MFKRFLLAACSLVLASSVLAADTNKPHVLLNTSLGEIEIELYADKAPISVKNYLSYVDSGFYNGTIFHRVIPNFMVQGGGFTENMTQKDTQAPIKNEADNGLLNERGTLAMARTSAVDSATSQFFINLTGNDFLNHGSRDFGYAVFGKVVRGMGVVDQIAQVKTGNRGMFQDVPATPVVILSAKRL from the coding sequence CTGTTCAAACGCTTCCTGCTCGCCGCCTGCTCCCTGGTCCTCGCAAGCTCGGTGCTTGCCGCGGACACCAACAAGCCCCACGTTCTGCTCAACACCAGCCTGGGCGAAATCGAAATCGAGCTCTACGCCGACAAGGCGCCGATCTCGGTGAAGAACTACCTCTCCTATGTCGACAGCGGCTTCTACAACGGCACCATTTTCCACCGCGTGATCCCGAACTTCATGGTTCAGGGCGGTGGCTTCACCGAGAACATGACCCAGAAGGACACCCAGGCGCCGATCAAGAACGAAGCCGACAACGGCCTGCTCAACGAGCGCGGCACCCTGGCCATGGCTCGCACCAGTGCCGTGGATTCGGCCACCAGCCAGTTCTTCATCAACCTGACTGGCAACGACTTCCTCAACCACGGCTCCCGCGACTTTGGCTACGCAGTGTTCGGCAAGGTCGTGCGCGGCATGGGCGTGGTCGACCAGATCGCCCAGGTGAAAACCGGCAACCGCGGCATGTTCCAGGACGTACCGGCCACCCCGGTGGTCATTCTCTCCGCCAAGCGCCTGTGA